One Frankia alni ACN14a DNA window includes the following coding sequences:
- a CDS encoding thiolase family protein translates to MAPPLEPAVVGLGLTAMSLSPGGVPVDLAIEAVAGALADAGLTARDVDGLLVNSSQGVRPDRLGVALARQGGLGDLRLLEHVEIKGATAVAMIQRAVLAIRAGLASTVVCVFADAPLRAGGTSGSTYAHSGGSDGARGLERASGVLGSVPTYALLASRYFAVSGGDPEDLCAVAVSTRAWALGNPDAVVRKPLDAEGYFASRMISTPLRVLDCARPVNGAVALVVSGEATPGPAPRIHVRGMGQAHPMRRRRAPGESWFGGGRAAVDGALAMAGLTRADLDVVELYDPFSVVTLLLLEEYGLVEPGQAGKVVRSGATAPGGDLPVNTGGGQLSGFYLQGMTPLAEAVVQLRGTGGARQVPGASTALVGGIGGRVDHHACLILDLEPSR, encoded by the coding sequence ATGGCCCCGCCCCTGGAACCCGCGGTTGTCGGCCTCGGTCTGACAGCCATGTCGCTTTCTCCTGGCGGTGTGCCCGTCGATCTCGCCATCGAGGCCGTCGCGGGTGCGCTCGCCGACGCCGGGCTCACCGCCCGTGACGTCGACGGCCTGCTCGTCAACTCCAGCCAGGGGGTCCGCCCCGACCGGCTGGGCGTGGCGCTGGCCCGCCAGGGCGGCCTCGGCGACCTGCGCCTGCTCGAGCACGTGGAGATCAAGGGCGCCACCGCGGTCGCGATGATCCAGCGGGCGGTGCTCGCCATCCGGGCGGGCCTGGCCAGCACCGTGGTCTGCGTCTTCGCCGACGCGCCGCTGCGCGCGGGCGGCACGTCCGGGTCGACCTACGCCCACAGCGGCGGCAGCGACGGGGCGCGCGGGCTGGAGCGGGCCAGCGGCGTGCTCGGCTCGGTTCCCACCTACGCCCTGCTCGCCTCGCGCTACTTCGCGGTGTCCGGCGGCGACCCCGAGGACCTGTGCGCCGTGGCCGTGTCGACCCGTGCGTGGGCGCTGGGCAACCCCGACGCGGTGGTGCGCAAGCCGCTGGACGCCGAGGGCTACTTCGCCAGCCGCATGATCTCCACCCCGTTGCGCGTGCTCGACTGCGCCCGGCCGGTCAACGGCGCGGTCGCCCTCGTCGTCAGCGGCGAGGCCACGCCCGGCCCGGCCCCGCGCATCCACGTGCGCGGGATGGGCCAGGCCCACCCGATGCGCCGGCGGCGCGCCCCGGGCGAGTCCTGGTTCGGCGGCGGTCGGGCCGCCGTCGACGGCGCACTGGCCATGGCCGGGCTCACCCGCGCCGACCTCGACGTCGTCGAGCTCTACGACCCGTTCAGCGTGGTGACCCTGTTGCTGCTGGAGGAGTACGGCCTGGTCGAGCCCGGGCAGGCGGGCAAGGTGGTCCGCTCCGGCGCGACCGCCCCCGGCGGCGACCTGCCGGTCAACACCGGCGGCGGCCAGCTCTCCGGGTTCTACCTGCAGGGGATGACGCCGCTGGCCGAGGCCGTGGTGCAGCTGCGCGGCACCGGCGGGGCACGCCAGGTGCCCGGGGCGAGCACGGCCCTCGTCGGCGGCATCGGCGGCCGGGTCGACCACCACGCCTGCCTGATCCTCGACCTGGAGCCGTCCCGATGA
- a CDS encoding VOC family protein produces MAAPPPAQLTHVGLYVNDVDRMVNFYSELLGLLVIDQGDFLGRRLTFLSRRVGEHHQLVLVSGRKVPEGEIALLSQVSFRLTDDDLTSLRWFHDKALELGATGMEGRNHGNSWSIYFLDPEGNRLELYTPTPWYVSQPWRVALDLADTDEVIREKTQALIEETATWSPVETWNASVAERLRAAEND; encoded by the coding sequence ATGGCTGCTCCCCCGCCCGCCCAGCTCACCCACGTCGGTCTGTACGTCAACGACGTCGACCGCATGGTCAACTTCTACTCGGAGCTGCTCGGCCTGCTCGTCATCGACCAGGGCGACTTTCTGGGCCGCCGGCTGACCTTCCTCAGCCGCCGCGTCGGCGAGCACCACCAGCTCGTGCTCGTCTCCGGCCGCAAGGTCCCCGAGGGTGAGATCGCGCTGCTCAGCCAGGTCTCCTTCCGCCTCACCGACGACGACCTCACTTCGCTGCGCTGGTTCCACGACAAGGCCCTGGAACTCGGCGCGACCGGCATGGAGGGTCGTAACCACGGCAACAGTTGGAGCATCTACTTCCTGGACCCGGAAGGGAACCGGTTGGAGCTCTACACCCCGACGCCGTGGTATGTCAGCCAGCCCTGGCGGGTGGCGCTGGACCTGGCCGACACCGACGAGGTGATCCGGGAGAAGACCCAGGCCCTCATCGAGGAGACGGCGACCTGGTCGCCCGTGGAGACGTGGAACGCGTCGGTGGCGGAGCGTCTGCGCGCCGCCGAGAACGACTGA
- a CDS encoding alpha/beta fold hydrolase yields the protein MTDEVPYRSIWTYLRDVPFRQDWIDIDGVSTRYVEAGSPDAPAVLMLHGTGGHWETFAPTIGPLSKHFRCIAVDMVGNGFSSKPDYDYEIAVYERHLLGLLDALGVQTTYIIGMSLGAWVAARLAIDEPDRVRKLILMSPAGLIATASNMARIRAERTAAVDNPTWESTKAMFNHLIADEANRLPDVIALRQAIYRLPETRKVIDHVLILQDPDARERNLIPPDQWSRIAAPTLVVASGKDFGEYQNTARQVARLIPDSRVLEMPEVKHWPHFEDPELFNPAALAFLLGGQKESENA from the coding sequence ATGACCGACGAGGTCCCGTACCGCAGCATCTGGACGTACCTGCGGGACGTGCCGTTCCGCCAGGACTGGATCGACATCGACGGGGTGTCCACCCGCTACGTCGAGGCCGGTTCCCCCGACGCCCCGGCCGTGCTCATGCTGCACGGCACCGGGGGGCACTGGGAGACCTTCGCGCCGACCATCGGCCCGCTGAGCAAGCATTTCCGCTGCATCGCGGTGGACATGGTCGGCAACGGCTTCTCCAGCAAGCCGGACTACGACTACGAGATCGCCGTCTACGAGCGCCACCTGCTGGGCCTTCTCGACGCGCTCGGCGTGCAGACCACCTACATCATCGGCATGTCGCTGGGCGCATGGGTCGCCGCCCGGCTCGCCATCGACGAGCCGGACCGGGTCCGCAAGCTGATCCTGATGTCGCCCGCGGGCCTCATCGCGACCGCGTCGAACATGGCCCGCATCCGGGCCGAGCGCACCGCCGCCGTGGACAACCCCACCTGGGAGTCCACCAAGGCGATGTTCAACCACCTGATCGCCGACGAGGCCAACCGGCTGCCCGACGTCATCGCCCTGCGCCAGGCGATCTACCGGCTGCCGGAGACGCGCAAGGTCATCGATCATGTGCTGATCCTGCAGGACCCCGACGCCCGCGAGCGCAACCTCATCCCGCCGGACCAGTGGTCGCGCATCGCCGCCCCGACGCTCGTCGTCGCCTCCGGCAAGGACTTCGGCGAGTACCAGAACACCGCCCGCCAGGTCGCCCGGCTGATCCCGGACTCGCGGGTCCTGGAGATGCCCGAGGTCAAGCACTGGCCGCACTTCGAGGACCCGGAGCTGTTCAACCCGGCGGCGCTGGCGTTCCTGCTGGGCGGGCAGAAGGAGTCCGAGAACGCATGA
- the hpaH gene encoding 2-oxo-hept-4-ene-1,7-dioate hydratase produces MTLDPELVEDAAARLDEAERTLTPIPQLSLQYPDMTIEDAYAVQRAWTERKLAAGRELRGRKIGLTSRAMQQAVSITEPDYGAIYDDMFFDDSGVVPAGRFIRPRVEVELAFVLAEPLSGPGVTIYDVLDATRYVTPALEILDARVQMSDPATGHLRTIVDTISDNAADAGLVLGGRAVRPDEVDLRWVSALLYRNETIEESGVAAAVLNHPANGVAWLANKLAPYKVGLDPGQVILAGSFTRPVFARSGDTFHADYGPLGAITCRFA; encoded by the coding sequence ATGACGCTCGATCCCGAACTCGTCGAGGACGCCGCCGCGCGCCTCGACGAGGCCGAGCGCACGCTGACCCCGATCCCGCAGCTGTCCCTGCAGTACCCGGACATGACGATCGAGGACGCCTACGCCGTCCAGCGCGCCTGGACCGAACGCAAGCTGGCCGCCGGCCGCGAGCTGCGCGGGCGCAAGATCGGCCTCACGTCGCGGGCGATGCAGCAGGCCGTCTCGATCACCGAGCCGGACTACGGCGCGATCTACGACGACATGTTCTTCGACGACTCCGGGGTCGTGCCCGCGGGGCGGTTCATCCGCCCGCGGGTCGAGGTCGAGCTCGCCTTCGTGCTCGCCGAGCCACTGTCCGGTCCGGGGGTCACGATCTACGACGTGCTCGACGCCACCCGCTACGTGACTCCGGCGCTGGAGATCCTCGACGCCCGGGTGCAGATGAGCGACCCGGCGACCGGGCACCTGCGCACCATCGTCGACACCATCTCCGACAACGCCGCCGACGCGGGGCTGGTGCTCGGTGGGCGCGCCGTGCGTCCCGACGAGGTGGACCTGCGCTGGGTGTCGGCGCTGCTGTACCGCAACGAGACGATCGAGGAGTCCGGGGTCGCCGCGGCGGTGCTGAACCATCCGGCGAACGGCGTCGCGTGGCTGGCCAACAAGCTCGCCCCGTACAAGGTGGGTCTCGACCCGGGCCAGGTGATTCTGGCAGGCTCGTTCACCCGGCCGGTGTTCGCCCGCTCGGGCGACACCTTCCACGCCGACTACGGCCCGCTGGGCGCGATCACCTGCCGCTTCGCCTGA
- a CDS encoding aldolase/citrate lyase family protein: protein MTAASAAGTAGVTGGAFRRRLRDPRPAIGMWVATGNPYNAEICAGGGLDWLLIDGEHAPNDVRSFLAQLQAVAPYPVAPVVRPPTDDPVIIKQLLDIGAENLLLPMVESAEQAAAIVAATRYPPAGIRGVGSAFARVSRWTRVEGYLHRADDEICVMVQIESAAGLAECAAIAAVDGVDGVFFGPADLAASLGHLGRPDHPDVVEAITSAVAVVNAAGKAAGVNAFAEPLARRYLSLGVRFILVGADVTLLARGSEELAARYRDVAEKSHSTPPPISGSATL, encoded by the coding sequence ATGACGGCGGCCAGCGCGGCGGGGACCGCGGGCGTGACCGGCGGCGCCTTCCGGCGCCGGCTGCGCGACCCTCGGCCGGCGATCGGCATGTGGGTGGCCACCGGCAACCCCTACAACGCCGAGATCTGCGCCGGGGGCGGCCTGGACTGGCTGCTCATCGACGGTGAGCACGCCCCGAACGACGTGCGCAGCTTCCTCGCCCAGCTGCAGGCGGTCGCGCCGTACCCGGTCGCCCCGGTCGTGCGCCCCCCGACCGACGACCCCGTGATCATCAAGCAGCTCCTCGACATCGGCGCCGAGAACCTGCTGCTGCCGATGGTGGAGTCCGCCGAGCAGGCCGCGGCGATCGTCGCGGCCACCCGCTACCCACCCGCCGGCATCCGCGGTGTCGGTAGCGCGTTCGCCCGGGTGTCCCGGTGGACCCGGGTCGAGGGCTACCTGCACCGCGCCGACGACGAGATCTGCGTGATGGTCCAGATCGAATCCGCCGCCGGGCTCGCCGAGTGCGCGGCGATCGCGGCCGTCGACGGCGTCGACGGGGTCTTCTTCGGCCCCGCGGACCTCGCCGCCTCCCTCGGGCATCTGGGCCGTCCCGACCATCCCGACGTCGTCGAGGCGATCACGTCGGCGGTCGCGGTGGTCAACGCGGCGGGCAAGGCAGCCGGGGTGAACGCGTTCGCCGAGCCGCTGGCGCGGCGCTATCTCTCCCTCGGCGTCCGGTTCATCCTGGTGGGGGCGGACGTGACCCTGCTGGCGCGCGGCAGCGAGGAGCTCGCCGCGCGCTACCGCGACGTCGCGGAGAAGAGCCACTCCACCCCACCCCCGATCTCAGGGAGCGCGACGCTGTGA
- a CDS encoding aldehyde dehydrogenase, with product MTTTVTMRIGAERRAGTTTFDSIDPYTGEAWATVAEASRADVDDAVAAARAAFDGGEWSKLSGRERGRLMRRLAAVIEEHADELGLAETRDNGKLLREMGGQVRSLSAWYEYYAGLADKIDGRVVDTGRPDYFGFVTREPIGVVGAVLPWNSPLLLLTFKIAPALAAGCTIVAKPSEQAPVSILKFADLFEEAGFPPGVFNTVSGASREVGEWLVGHPGVDRVSFTGSEITGAAVAAAAAKHLAPVTLELGGKSANIVFPDADLAAASNGLIAGIFAAAGQTCIAGSRALVHADVYEEVVARVAERAARIRLGDPKDPETEMGPICFPGQHEKIRRFVAQAKEQGADIVGGGGDGGLGGLFFEPTIVANVTNDAMVCQEEIFGPVLSVLRFSSEEEAIAIANDSRYGLAAGIWTADIRRAFRMTKALRVGTVWVNAYRTLNYAMPFGGIKSSGFGRENGTEGLHEYLQEKAVWIETTGATRDPFVLG from the coding sequence GTGACCACCACGGTAACGATGCGCATCGGCGCCGAGCGGCGCGCGGGCACGACGACCTTCGACTCGATCGACCCCTACACCGGCGAAGCGTGGGCGACGGTCGCGGAGGCGAGTCGCGCCGACGTCGACGACGCGGTCGCCGCCGCGCGGGCCGCTTTCGACGGCGGGGAGTGGAGCAAGCTGTCGGGCCGGGAACGGGGCCGCCTGATGCGCCGCCTCGCGGCCGTCATCGAGGAGCACGCCGACGAGCTCGGCCTCGCCGAGACCCGCGACAACGGCAAGCTGCTGCGGGAGATGGGCGGGCAGGTCCGCAGCCTTTCCGCCTGGTACGAGTACTACGCGGGCCTGGCCGACAAGATCGACGGCCGGGTGGTCGACACCGGCCGCCCGGACTACTTCGGCTTCGTCACCCGCGAGCCGATCGGTGTCGTCGGCGCGGTCCTGCCGTGGAACTCCCCGCTGCTGCTGCTCACCTTCAAGATCGCTCCTGCGTTGGCGGCGGGCTGCACGATCGTCGCGAAGCCGTCCGAGCAGGCCCCGGTGTCGATCCTGAAGTTCGCAGACCTGTTCGAGGAGGCCGGGTTCCCGCCGGGCGTGTTCAACACCGTCAGCGGCGCCTCCCGCGAGGTGGGGGAGTGGCTTGTCGGCCATCCGGGCGTCGACCGGGTGTCGTTCACCGGCTCGGAGATCACCGGGGCGGCGGTGGCCGCCGCGGCGGCGAAGCACCTGGCCCCGGTCACCCTCGAGCTCGGCGGCAAGTCGGCGAACATCGTCTTCCCCGACGCGGACCTGGCCGCCGCGTCCAACGGGCTGATCGCCGGCATCTTCGCCGCCGCCGGTCAGACCTGCATCGCGGGTTCGCGGGCGCTCGTGCACGCCGACGTCTACGAGGAGGTCGTCGCCCGGGTGGCCGAGCGGGCCGCCCGGATCCGTCTCGGGGACCCGAAGGACCCCGAGACCGAGATGGGCCCGATCTGCTTCCCCGGCCAGCACGAGAAGATCCGCCGGTTCGTGGCACAGGCCAAGGAGCAGGGCGCCGACATCGTCGGCGGTGGCGGGGACGGCGGACTCGGCGGGCTGTTCTTCGAGCCGACCATCGTCGCGAACGTCACCAACGACGCCATGGTCTGCCAGGAGGAGATCTTCGGCCCGGTGCTGAGCGTGCTGCGCTTCTCCTCGGAGGAAGAGGCGATCGCGATCGCCAACGACTCGCGCTACGGCCTCGCCGCCGGCATCTGGACCGCCGACATCCGCCGCGCCTTCCGGATGACCAAGGCGCTGCGGGTAGGCACCGTGTGGGTCAACGCCTACCGGACGCTGAACTACGCGATGCCCTTCGGGGGTATCAAGAGCAGCGGGTTCGGCCGCGAGAACGGCACCGAGGGACTGCACGAGTACCTGCAGGAGAAGGCCGTCTGGATCGAGACGACGGGTGCCACCCGCGACCCGTTCGTCCTCGGCTGA
- a CDS encoding CaiB/BaiF CoA transferase family protein, with the protein MTETPDPTALPDAAAVPAPRRAASPAGGLAAGKPLAGITVVSIEQAVAAPFATRQLADLGARVIKIERPGAGDFARGYDETVKGLASYFVWLNRAKESLTLDLKHPEAREVLAGLLAGADVFVQNLAPGAAARLGLDAATLRARDPRMIVCDVSGYGSAGPLRDKKAYDLLIQCETGLLSVTGAPDAPAKVGISVADISAGMYAYTAVLTALFMRERTGEGAALEVSLFDSLTEWMAQPMYYAMYTGVPPARTGTSHASIAPYGGFRTGDGGSVQLGVQNEREWRRFCEEVLRRPELLADPRYTTNAGRVRHRDALTADVEAALAEVSTEQTLARLNEAGIANGRINTIGDLLAHPQLDVGDRWREVDSPVGPLRAVRPPVRISGVDPVMGPVPAVGEHTDALLAELGYDPADTARLRAAGAV; encoded by the coding sequence GTGACCGAGACCCCCGACCCCACCGCGCTGCCCGATGCAGCGGCCGTTCCGGCACCGAGGCGGGCCGCGTCGCCGGCGGGTGGCCTGGCGGCCGGCAAGCCCCTGGCGGGAATCACCGTCGTCTCCATCGAGCAGGCCGTGGCGGCCCCGTTCGCGACTCGCCAGCTCGCCGATCTCGGGGCACGGGTGATCAAGATCGAACGGCCGGGCGCGGGGGACTTCGCGCGCGGCTATGACGAGACCGTCAAGGGTCTGGCCAGCTACTTCGTCTGGTTGAACCGGGCGAAGGAGTCGCTGACCCTCGACCTCAAGCACCCCGAGGCCCGTGAGGTGCTGGCCGGCCTGCTGGCCGGCGCCGACGTCTTCGTGCAGAACCTCGCCCCCGGCGCCGCGGCCCGCCTCGGCCTGGACGCGGCGACGCTGCGGGCCCGCGATCCGCGGATGATCGTCTGTGACGTCTCCGGCTACGGCTCGGCAGGCCCGCTGCGCGACAAGAAGGCCTACGACCTGCTGATCCAGTGCGAGACCGGACTGTTGTCGGTCACCGGTGCGCCCGACGCACCGGCCAAGGTCGGTATCTCCGTGGCCGACATCTCCGCCGGCATGTACGCCTACACCGCCGTCCTCACCGCGTTGTTCATGCGGGAGCGCACAGGAGAGGGCGCCGCGCTCGAGGTGTCGCTGTTCGACTCGCTCACCGAGTGGATGGCTCAGCCGATGTACTACGCCATGTACACCGGTGTCCCCCCGGCCCGCACCGGCACCAGCCACGCCTCCATCGCCCCCTACGGCGGCTTCCGGACCGGCGACGGCGGCAGCGTGCAGCTCGGCGTGCAGAACGAGCGGGAGTGGCGGCGGTTCTGCGAGGAGGTGCTCCGCCGGCCCGAGCTGCTGGCCGACCCCCGCTACACGACGAACGCGGGCCGCGTCCGCCACCGCGATGCGCTGACCGCCGACGTCGAGGCGGCCCTGGCCGAGGTCAGCACCGAGCAGACCCTCGCCCGGCTGAACGAGGCGGGCATCGCCAACGGCCGGATCAACACCATCGGCGACCTGCTCGCCCACCCCCAGCTCGACGTGGGCGACCGCTGGCGGGAGGTGGACTCGCCGGTCGGCCCGTTGCGCGCGGTACGCCCGCCCGTCCGCATCAGCGGGGTGGACCCGGTGATGGGCCCCGTGCCCGCCGTCGGCGAGCACACCGACGCCCTGCTCGCCGAGCTCGGTTACGACCCTGCCGACACGGCTCGTCTGCGCGCCGCCGGTGCCGTCTGA
- a CDS encoding HNH endonuclease signature motif containing protein yields the protein MVSNPESPSRLHALADESTAMSARIDAMVDGPVWSLSDAGLLELLLACSVALTRLAAFRLQIVAEVHGRGLARRAGACDTVALLRERLRVRAADASRLVDVAVAVDGPLAATGKRLGAGEISVEQAQVIVAGMRSLPTTVTVDVRRRAEAFLLRQADEFDPTALARLARHLRETLAWADAHSGDDTLDPAPAGGSEDDDSARGEPGDGEGGSDGGGDGQSSGPDDAAAAGGEDPAGRRRLSISELPGGMTRISGELDPEAAALLRIALDPLAAPRPAVDGALDPRSPARRRADALVDLVTRTLDAAMLPVGGGVRPHLTVTIPWSTMVGRSGVPATTGWGQPLPREVLRRLACDASVSRIILDPAGVPLDVGRTQRTVTADIRRALVARDNGCAFPTCDRPASWTEAHHIRHWIVGGHTSLDNCVLLCGHHHRVIHHQGWTVRLGPDRRPEFLPPAWIDASRTPRRNPYSRHPHDLIYGIAAG from the coding sequence ATGGTCTCGAATCCGGAGTCTCCGAGCCGGCTTCATGCGCTGGCCGATGAATCGACGGCGATGTCCGCGCGGATAGATGCAATGGTCGACGGTCCGGTGTGGTCGCTGTCCGACGCGGGTCTGCTGGAATTGCTGCTGGCTTGTTCAGTGGCTTTGACGCGGCTGGCGGCCTTTCGTCTTCAGATTGTCGCCGAGGTGCACGGCCGTGGGTTGGCGCGGCGTGCTGGCGCCTGCGACACCGTCGCCTTGCTGCGCGAACGTCTGCGGGTCCGCGCGGCGGATGCCAGCCGTCTGGTCGATGTTGCGGTGGCCGTAGACGGTCCCTTGGCGGCGACGGGTAAGCGGCTGGGAGCGGGGGAGATCAGCGTCGAGCAGGCGCAGGTGATTGTGGCGGGCATGCGCTCGCTACCGACCACGGTCACCGTGGACGTGCGGCGACGGGCTGAAGCGTTTCTCCTGCGTCAGGCGGACGAGTTCGACCCGACCGCCCTGGCTCGCCTGGCCCGCCACCTCCGCGAGACCCTGGCCTGGGCTGACGCCCACTCCGGCGACGATACTCTCGACCCGGCTCCGGCCGGTGGCAGCGAGGATGACGACTCTGCTCGCGGCGAGCCCGGCGACGGCGAGGGTGGCAGTGACGGCGGGGGCGATGGTCAGTCCAGTGGCCCCGACGATGCTGCCGCTGCGGGAGGGGAGGACCCAGCGGGGCGGCGAAGATTGTCGATCTCCGAGTTGCCGGGCGGCATGACTCGAATCAGCGGCGAGCTCGACCCTGAAGCGGCAGCCCTGCTCCGCATCGCGCTGGACCCCCTCGCGGCGCCGCGCCCGGCCGTCGACGGTGCGCTCGACCCGCGTAGCCCCGCCCGCCGGCGCGCCGATGCCCTCGTCGACCTGGTCACCCGCACACTCGACGCCGCCATGCTGCCTGTGGGTGGCGGTGTTCGCCCGCATCTGACCGTGACGATCCCCTGGTCGACAATGGTCGGTCGATCCGGCGTGCCGGCGACGACTGGCTGGGGGCAGCCCCTGCCCCGCGAGGTCCTACGTCGCCTGGCCTGTGACGCATCGGTCAGCCGCATCATCCTCGACCCCGCCGGTGTCCCCCTCGATGTTGGTCGAACCCAGCGCACCGTCACCGCGGACATCCGCCGCGCGCTGGTCGCCCGCGACAACGGCTGCGCCTTTCCGACGTGCGATCGTCCGGCGAGCTGGACCGAGGCGCATCACATTCGACACTGGATCGTCGGGGGCCACACCTCGCTGGACAACTGCGTGCTCCTCTGTGGCCATCACCACCGGGTCATCCACCACCAGGGTTGGACCGTTCGGCTCGGGCCCGACCGACGCCCCGAATTCCTGCCTCCGGCCTGGATCGACGCCAGCCGCACCCCTCGCCGAAACCCCTACTCACGTCATCCGCACGACCTGATCTACGGCATCGCCGCCGGATGA
- a CDS encoding acyl-CoA dehydrogenase family protein, producing the protein MSSVTTRLSPEEEQIVRLVATFVDEKVRPVAQELDHTNTYPEDLIEQMKEMGVYGLGIPEPYGDFGVSTSCYARVTEELSRGWMSLAGAFGGHSVVSKLILRFGTQEQREKYLPRMATGELRATMALTEPGGGSDLQALRTVARPDGDGWVVDGAKTWISNARRSGLIALLCKTDPAAKPAHRGISILLVEHGPGFTVSRDLPKLGYKGIESCELHFDGYRAPGDSVLGGVTGKGFNQMMAGLEVGRIQVASRALGVARAAFDDALRYAQERETFGKPIWEHQSIGNYLADMGTKILAARQLILHAAEVFDSGARADMEAGMAKLFASEMAATVTLDAIRIHGGYGYSTEFDVERYFRDAPLMIVGEGTNEIQRNVIARQLVQRPNPLR; encoded by the coding sequence GTGTCGAGTGTGACCACCCGTCTGAGCCCTGAGGAAGAGCAGATCGTCCGCCTGGTCGCGACCTTCGTCGACGAGAAGGTCCGACCGGTCGCGCAGGAGCTCGACCACACCAACACCTACCCCGAGGACCTCATCGAGCAGATGAAGGAGATGGGGGTCTACGGTCTCGGGATCCCGGAGCCCTACGGCGACTTCGGCGTGTCGACGTCCTGCTACGCACGAGTGACCGAGGAGCTGTCGCGCGGCTGGATGAGCCTCGCCGGCGCGTTCGGCGGCCATTCCGTCGTCTCCAAGCTGATCCTGCGCTTCGGCACCCAGGAGCAGCGCGAGAAGTACCTGCCCCGGATGGCCACCGGCGAGCTGCGCGCCACCATGGCGCTCACCGAGCCCGGTGGCGGCTCGGACCTGCAGGCCCTGCGCACCGTCGCCCGGCCCGACGGCGACGGTTGGGTGGTCGACGGCGCCAAGACCTGGATCAGCAACGCCCGGCGGTCGGGCCTGATCGCCCTGCTGTGCAAGACCGACCCCGCGGCGAAGCCGGCGCATCGCGGCATCAGCATCCTGCTCGTCGAGCACGGCCCGGGCTTCACCGTCTCCCGGGACCTGCCCAAGCTCGGCTACAAGGGCATCGAGAGCTGCGAGCTGCACTTCGACGGGTACCGGGCGCCCGGCGACTCGGTCCTCGGCGGCGTGACCGGCAAGGGCTTCAACCAGATGATGGCCGGACTCGAGGTGGGCCGGATCCAGGTCGCCTCGCGCGCCCTCGGGGTCGCTCGCGCGGCCTTCGACGACGCGCTTCGCTACGCCCAGGAGCGCGAGACCTTCGGCAAGCCGATCTGGGAACACCAGTCGATCGGCAACTACCTGGCGGACATGGGAACGAAGATCCTCGCCGCCCGCCAGCTCATCCTGCACGCGGCCGAGGTGTTCGACTCCGGCGCCCGCGCCGACATGGAGGCCGGAATGGCGAAGCTGTTCGCCTCCGAGATGGCGGCGACGGTGACGCTCGACGCGATCCGCATCCACGGCGGCTACGGCTATTCGACCGAGTTCGACGTCGAGCGGTACTTCCGTGACGCCCCGCTGATGATCGTCGGCGAGGGAACCAACGAGATCCAGCGCAACGTCATCGCCCGTCAGCTCGTCCAGCGCCCCAACCCGCTGCGCTGA
- a CDS encoding MaoC family dehydratase — MTTPTNPSTNAPAAGGDATRAESGSPAPSPNGATGAATPPLVARRGWEGRYFEDFAVGDVYDHPLGRTITATDNTWFTLLTQNTARLHFDQHYAAQTGFGRTLVNSTLTLALVTGQSVTDVSQNVMANLGWDEVRLPHPVFEGDTVYSRSIVLGLRPSKSRPDVGVVEVRTHGYNQDGDEVISFRRTLLAYRRGHGPQPPALPPLPDSSTAR, encoded by the coding sequence ATGACCACACCGACCAATCCGTCGACGAACGCCCCCGCCGCCGGCGGGGACGCCACCCGCGCAGAATCCGGCAGTCCCGCGCCTTCCCCCAACGGCGCGACGGGTGCGGCGACGCCCCCGCTCGTTGCACGGCGCGGCTGGGAGGGGCGCTACTTCGAGGACTTCGCCGTCGGCGACGTCTACGACCATCCACTCGGCCGGACGATCACCGCCACCGACAACACCTGGTTCACGCTGCTCACCCAGAACACGGCGCGCCTGCACTTCGACCAGCACTACGCCGCGCAGACGGGGTTCGGCCGCACGCTGGTGAACTCGACCCTCACCCTCGCCCTCGTCACCGGCCAGAGCGTCACAGATGTCTCGCAGAACGTGATGGCCAACCTGGGCTGGGACGAGGTGCGCCTCCCCCATCCGGTCTTCGAGGGCGACACGGTCTACTCCCGCTCGATCGTGCTCGGGCTGCGGCCGAGCAAGTCCCGACCGGACGTCGGGGTGGTGGAGGTCCGCACCCACGGTTACAACCAGGACGGCGACGAGGTGATCAGTTTTCGCCGCACGCTGCTGGCCTATCGACGCGGCCACGGCCCGCAGCCGCCGGCCCTGCCGCCGCTGCCCGACTCTTCCACCGCGCGCTGA